The Pseudobdellovibrionaceae bacterium genomic interval TTTTTTGTTTTTTTATTTTTTAGTTTGTATTTTAGTTTTCGTTTTTTGCGTTTTTTGTATTTTAAAATTATCTAATACTTTTTCTAATTGATGAACTCTCGAAGCTTTAATAAAAATAATGTCCTCTTTTTTAATTTGTAAATTTATTGTATTTAAAAAATCTTGAAACTCTTTGGTATTCACCGAAGGGCTACAAACCCAATTTCCCGTAAACAAACTTTTTTCTAAACCCGACAAGAAAGAATCTTCATTGCCAACAAAGCCTATAGTATCAAATAAAGCTCCTACACGCAAAGCCAAACGATAATGCTCTTCATCGGACCACTTGCCTAATTCGCCCATCGCTCCTATTACAGCGATTTTTTTTCCTGCACAAGAAAATTTTTCTAAACTATTTAAGGCCGATGTAAAACTAGCGGGATTTGCATTGTAGGCATCAAAAATAATCGCAGCGCCTGTGCAATGATGTAACAATTGCATTCGTCCCCAGCCTGCTTGTAAAGTATTTAAAGCCTTTATAATATTATCCCAAGGCACTCCTAGTGCTAAATTAATAGTTACTGCCGCTGCAATATTATCCATATTATGCACGCCTAATAAAGGGACAGAAATTTGGTTTTGATACTGCTTTTTGCCGTTATTAAAGTAGCTTAAAGTAAAGCGTAAACCAAACAAAGACTCTTCAATAAATTGCGTAACTACACATTGGTGCAATGACTTTTTATGACTTAATATTTTTTCAGACCCAAAAGAAAAAGAATGTTTATCACCACCTGCTAAGTATTTTTGTTTCATTTTTACAGTAAAATCATTATTTTCATTAAAAATACCTACGGCAGTATCAGAAGAAAATTGATAAAGCTCTTGCTTAGCATCG includes:
- the murF gene encoding UDP-N-acetylmuramoyl-tripeptide--D-alanyl-D-alanine ligase, which translates into the protein MDKTNKKFFVKEVALWSKAKILKHDAQGFSNFLTDTRQYKQDSAFVSLQGKVDANAFLKIAYEKGVRVFFIDQKISKKFLTEIMSFNDVSVLQVPDTLKALQLMAVQWRKSLKGKLVAISGSNGKTSTKNFTYQLLHKYKKTYKSPLSFNNNLGVSLSLLEAEPDDEVILLEMGMSHKGELKLLTQMVKPDIVLVTQVNASHIGHFNSLQEVADAKQELYQFSSDTAVGIFNENNDFTVKMKQKYLAGGDKHSFSFGSEKILSHKKSLHQCVVTQFIEESLFGLRFTLSYFNNGKKQYQNQISVPLLGVHNMDNIAAAVTINLALGVPWDNIIKALNTLQAGWGRMQLLHHCTGAAIIFDAYNANPASFTSALNSLEKFSCAGKKIAVIGAMGELGKWSDEEHYRLALRVGALFDTIGFVGNEDSFLSGLEKSLFTGNWVCSPSVNTKEFQDFLNTINLQIKKEDIIFIKASRVHQLEKVLDNFKIQKTQKTKTKIQTKK